The Cheilinus undulatus linkage group 2, ASM1832078v1, whole genome shotgun sequence genome has a window encoding:
- the blvrb gene encoding flavin reductase (NADPH), which translates to MSDSIKNVAIFGATGMTGLATLPQAVAAGYNVTVLVRDPAKLPADHKASRVVVGDVLNKEDVKKTLEGQDAVIIILGTRNDLSPTTMMSEGTKNIVEAMKARGIRKVIGCMSAFLLWDRAKVPERLIPVTEDHDRMYTVLKTSGLDYVAVMPPHIEDDLPLTGTYMTAENMLRGSSISKHDLGHFFVKCLSTTEWDGKTVGVWGEYKKT; encoded by the exons ATGTCGGACTCCATCAAAAATGTCGCGATATTTGGAGCCACGGGGATGACCGGGCTGGCGACCCTGCCGCAGGCTGTGGCTGCAG GGTACAATGTGACGGTGCTGGTTCGGGACCCCGCCAAGCTGCCTGCTGACCACAAGGCGTCCAGAGTGGTGGTGGGAGATGTTCTTAATAAAGAGGATGTGAAAAAGACCTTGGAGGGCCAGGACGCTGTTATCATCATCCTGGGCACCAGGAACGACCTGA GCCCGACCACCATGATGTCTGAGGGCACCAAGAACATCGTTGAAGCCATGAAGGCTCGTGGGATCCGTAAAGTCATCGGCTGCATGTCAG CCTTTCTGCTGTGGGATCGCGCCAAAGTCCCAGAACGTTTGATTCCTGTGACAGAGGACCACGACAGGATGTACACAGTGCTGAAAACATCGGGGCTGGATTATGTGGCTGTGATGCCACCTCACATTGAGG ACGATCTTCCTCTGACAGGGACTTATATGACAGCAGAGAACATGCTTAGAGGAAGCTCAATCTCCAAACATGACCTCGGACATTTCTTTGTCAAGTGTCTGTCCACCACAGAGTGGGACGGGAAGACAGTTGGTGTGTGGGGAgagtacaaaaaaacctga
- the sertad3 gene encoding SERTA domain-containing protein 3, with the protein MIMKGQKRKLPLEDVEVSDRSSPFWETQRQFVFSVSLNKYQRGQELPEPSLRRSVLIANTLRQVSLEASRVPSVDREVSLPPCSSSNNHSAPTSCPLVPLNNLTHCAASRSITSSYSSASTLPLPLKDEDEDWGSMSMDSDFSLSAAISSILTALDSNIDGSSQAAPRTPLRSLENLSGPSEGVVEGLKQGVRDCGGSWGQQEESRAGSSYLSDLTVEDLFQDIDTSLLERDMCVLGLRGSGGDELLRYLPPLSSVSASHPFPLSLNHNLKCLPSFSSFSPLTSSSCPSPPLSSPALSAQSQVKDGFELETLMEILVES; encoded by the coding sequence ATGATCATGAAGGGGCAGAAGCGTAAACTCCCACTAGAGGACGTGGAGGTTTCAGACAGGAGCAGCCCCTTCTGGGAGACCCAGCGCCAGTTTGTGTTCTCAGTTTCCCTGAACAAGTACCAGCGAGGTCAGGAGCTACCTGAGCCCAGTCTAAGGAGGTCTGTTCTCATAGCAAACACCCTGCGGCAGGTCAGCCTGGAGGCTTCTAGGGTGCCCTCTGTAGACAGAGAAGTGTCACTACCACCTTGTAGCTCTTCAAACAACCACTCAGCTCCTACCAGCTGCCCTCTAGTTCCCCTTAATAACCTGACACATTGTGCTGCCAGTAGATCTATAACAAGCAGCTACTCGAGTGCTTCAACTCTCCCTCTGCCTTTAAAAGACGAAGATGAGGACTGGGGGTCGATGTCCATGGACTCTGATTTCTCCCTTTCAGCTGCCATCTCCTCCATTCTCACTGCACTGGACTCAAACATCGATGGGAGCTCTCAGGCAGCTCCACGGACACCTCTCAGGTCCTTGGAGAACCTGTCAGGACCCTCTGAAGGAGTCGTGGAGGGGTTGAAGCAGGGGGTCAGAGATTGTGGGGGAAGCTGGGGGCAGCAGGAGGAGAGCAGGGCTGGGTCCAGCTACCTCAGTGATCTCACTGTGGAGGACCTGTTTCAGGATATAGACACATCCCTCCTGGAGAGGGACATGTGTGTGCTCGGGCTCCGTGGGAGTGGAGGTGATGAGCTTCTACGGTACCTGCCACCTTTGTCATCAGTCTCTGCCTCGCAccctttccccctctctcttaaCCACAATCTGAAGTGTCTGCCTTCATTCTCATCATTCAGCCCATTAACTTCCTCATCATGTCCCTCACCACCACTTTCTTCGCCAGCCCTCTCTGCTCAAAGTCAAGTTAAAGATGGATTTGAGCTGGAGACTCTGATGGAGATCCTGGTGGAGTCCTGA